Proteins from a genomic interval of Polaribacter sp. Q13:
- a CDS encoding ATP-binding protein — translation MKFINIKKLFLFLIPLSLISYLIIHNYYRIITENQLEIIKNGAVNDLNSKGIIINDMYRSLATDIDLIHWEFSKDFAGDNQPKKEKLKEFFLHLSNLQTTYDQVRFIDTLGLETIRVDFDSINAAKVKEYDKLQNKSNRYYFKNAVKVQKGDIYFSNIDLNMEYGKIETPYNPVLRVAKKVYTPNGKWNGLIVINYFMDNLFHKLATQNKGEYADFELRTEEGFSLISKNKRSNFAHITSNSDSFTLYKTEKKLWNEIQQHATGSYTNKNFIYVYKKLTIDDNSIKNNSYKDNKALILIHKIDIEKIKKDKFIYVAYKWISFIIIVLLILFLLIGNQYYNYKLQLQYKKLQHKNNQLENLKNKLQETLRIKLDELKLTERKFYSIFNNAGIGITLLDLKGKPVFTNKKLMDVLGYSEKDLTKMTFSDFTHPDDLENDLDKFNKLINREIDAYNIEKRYIRKDKTVIWGDLYVSLLVNKENEIINVIGAVSDITERKDAQKETKNLKKIINSLNYIAKVLNIDSVENISEINESINLVAHIEKQSKDILNANKAREELLVNLEQKNTDLNNYAHIVSHDLKTPLRSIYTLLNWIEEDSENKLSEESKTYSQLILENLEKMESLITGILKYSSIDNVDMPEYEINTYDLVNDIIKLIIIPDSVEIKVAANLPMIRGNKHRILQVFQNLLQNAIKSIVTKTGKIEIGVKETHLFWEFYIKDNGKGIDEKYFKKIFELFQSIDGSESKSGIGLSIVKKVIQFYKGEIWVESEVDRGTTFYFTLPKASNL, via the coding sequence ATGAAATTTATAAATATTAAAAAACTATTCCTTTTTTTAATTCCTTTGTCTTTAATTAGTTATTTAATTATTCATAATTATTATAGAATAATTACGGAAAATCAACTAGAAATTATTAAAAATGGAGCAGTTAATGATTTAAATTCTAAAGGGATTATAATTAATGATATGTACAGGTCTTTGGCAACGGATATTGATCTTATTCATTGGGAATTCAGTAAAGATTTTGCAGGAGATAATCAACCTAAAAAAGAAAAACTTAAGGAGTTTTTTCTTCATTTATCAAACCTACAAACTACTTACGATCAGGTTCGATTTATTGATACTTTAGGTCTTGAAACGATTCGTGTAGATTTTGATAGCATTAATGCGGCTAAAGTGAAAGAATATGATAAACTTCAAAATAAAAGCAATCGTTATTATTTTAAGAATGCTGTAAAAGTACAAAAAGGTGATATTTATTTTTCTAATATTGATTTGAATATGGAATATGGGAAAATTGAAACTCCATACAACCCGGTGCTTAGAGTTGCAAAAAAAGTATATACACCCAATGGAAAGTGGAATGGCTTAATAGTAATTAACTATTTTATGGATAATTTGTTTCATAAATTGGCTACACAGAACAAGGGAGAATATGCAGATTTTGAGCTTAGAACTGAAGAAGGATTTAGTTTAATCTCTAAAAATAAACGCAGCAACTTTGCTCATATTACGTCAAATTCTGATAGTTTTACATTATATAAAACAGAGAAAAAACTATGGAATGAGATACAGCAACATGCTACTGGTAGTTACACCAATAAGAATTTTATTTATGTCTATAAAAAATTAACAATAGATGATAATAGTATAAAAAACAATTCTTACAAAGACAATAAAGCCCTTATTCTTATTCATAAAATAGACATCGAAAAGATTAAAAAAGACAAGTTTATTTACGTTGCCTATAAATGGATTTCCTTTATTATTATTGTTCTTTTAATTCTATTTCTTTTAATAGGAAATCAATATTACAACTACAAATTACAACTTCAATATAAAAAATTACAACACAAAAACAACCAGCTAGAAAATCTAAAAAATAAGCTACAAGAAACCTTACGCATTAAACTAGATGAATTAAAACTTACCGAAAGAAAATTTTATTCCATATTTAACAATGCAGGTATAGGAATTACATTATTAGATTTGAAAGGGAAACCCGTATTTACAAATAAAAAATTAATGGATGTTTTAGGATACTCTGAAAAAGACCTTACTAAAATGACCTTTTCAGATTTCACACATCCAGATGATTTAGAAAATGATTTGGATAAATTTAATAAATTAATTAATAGAGAAATTGATGCTTATAATATAGAAAAACGATATATACGAAAAGACAAAACGGTTATTTGGGGAGACTTATATGTTTCTTTATTAGTTAATAAAGAAAACGAAATTATAAATGTAATTGGTGCTGTTAGTGATATTACAGAACGTAAAGACGCACAAAAAGAAACTAAAAACCTTAAAAAAATTATTAACAGTCTTAATTATATTGCAAAGGTTTTAAATATTGACTCTGTAGAAAATATTTCGGAAATAAATGAATCTATAAATTTAGTAGCACACATTGAAAAACAATCGAAAGATATTTTAAATGCCAATAAAGCAAGAGAAGAACTTTTGGTGAATTTAGAACAGAAAAACACAGATTTAAACAATTATGCTCACATTGTTTCTCATGATTTAAAAACACCTTTACGTAGCATTTATACTTTACTTAATTGGATTGAAGAGGATTCAGAAAATAAACTTTCAGAAGAAAGTAAAACCTATTCTCAATTAATTCTAGAAAATCTAGAAAAAATGGAATCTTTAATTACTGGTATTTTAAAATATTCTAGCATTGATAATGTAGATATGCCTGAATACGAAATTAATACCTATGATTTGGTAAATGATATTATAAAATTAATAATTATACCAGATTCTGTTGAAATTAAAGTAGCTGCAAATCTGCCAATGATAAGAGGTAATAAGCATAGAATTCTTCAAGTCTTTCAAAATTTGCTACAAAACGCTATAAAAAGCATCGTTACCAAAACTGGTAAAATAGAGATTGGTGTAAAGGAAACTCATCTGTTTTGGGAATTTTACATTAAAGACAACGGAAAAGGTATTGATGAAAAATATTTTAAAAAAATATTTGAATTGTTTCAAAGTATAGACGGTAGTGAAAGTAAATCTGGAATTGGGCTTTCTATCGTTAAAAAAGTAATTCAATTTTATAAAGGAGAAATTTGGGTTGAAAGTGAAGTTGATAGAGGTACCACATTTTATTTTACGCTACCTAAAGCGTCAAACTTGTAA
- a CDS encoding RNA polymerase sigma factor — translation MNQSDFLKVVLPFKDKVFRLAKRLLVSTEEAEDATQELIFKLWKSKEKIADYKNVEAFAMTMTKNYCYDRLKSKQASNLTLIHSNYKEKDTSLDKQVEHRDSVNQVHQLIEALPEQQKIIIQLRDIEQYDFDEICKMVDMKPTAVRVALSRARKTIREQLIKKHNYGVS, via the coding sequence ATGAACCAGTCAGACTTTTTAAAAGTTGTTTTACCCTTTAAAGACAAAGTCTTCCGTTTAGCAAAAAGACTTTTAGTTTCTACAGAAGAAGCTGAAGATGCTACGCAAGAATTGATTTTTAAATTATGGAAAAGCAAAGAAAAGATTGCTGATTATAAAAATGTTGAAGCGTTTGCAATGACCATGACTAAAAATTATTGTTATGATCGTTTAAAAAGTAAACAAGCAAGTAATTTAACTTTAATACACAGTAATTATAAAGAAAAAGATACGTCTTTAGATAAGCAAGTAGAACATCGAGACAGTGTAAACCAAGTACACCAATTGATAGAAGCATTGCCAGAGCAACAAAAAATTATTATTCAATTAAGAGATATTGAACAATATGATTTTGATGAAATCTGTAAAATGGTAGATATGAAACCAACAGCAGTAAGAGTGGCATTATCTAGAGCAAGAAAAACAATAAGAGAACAATTAATTAAAAAACACAACTATGGAGTTAGCTAA
- a CDS encoding GNAT family N-acetyltransferase yields MMEIIKANATHCDVIIATGKQAFLESHGHSASKEDIELYIDKAYQKETILTELKNSKVHYYLIYIDTIIAGFSKVELDTTNKNIADTNITKLDRIYLLESFHGKQLGAQLFHFNLELSKKNNQNGIWLAVWTENQKAVKFYHKMGFKIAGVFDFKISDTHTNPNHIMYLKY; encoded by the coding sequence ATGATGGAAATTATAAAAGCAAACGCAACGCATTGCGATGTTATTATAGCTACAGGAAAACAAGCCTTTCTAGAATCTCATGGGCATAGTGCTTCTAAAGAAGATATTGAACTTTATATTGATAAAGCATATCAGAAAGAAACTATTCTTACAGAGTTAAAAAACAGTAAAGTACATTATTATCTTATTTATATTGATACCATTATTGCAGGTTTTTCTAAAGTTGAATTAGATACTACCAACAAAAATATAGCCGATACAAACATTACAAAGCTAGACAGAATATACCTTTTAGAAAGTTTTCATGGTAAGCAGCTAGGTGCACAATTATTTCATTTTAATTTAGAATTATCTAAAAAAAATAATCAGAATGGTATTTGGTTGGCAGTTTGGACAGAGAATCAAAAGGCAGTAAAGTTTTATCATAAAATGGGCTTTAAAATTGCTGGAGTATTTGATTTTAAAATATCAGACACACATACCAACCCTAATCATATTATGTATTTAAAATACTAA
- a CDS encoding kelch repeat-containing protein → MNLKISLLICLFFLIISCESNESVEEKVIPDAKIISHTILENNENFIKTQVDLEFSDSKNKFLEEHGVFWYKKSTPKRKINFGVLEASHFTAAISQGLLKDSIYKTYPFIKFQDKYIYGDTITFKSLFTSIITVNEILPKNGFINDTIQIIGKNFCVEDFRNSVYLGQFSQLDIISESDTLIKGTIPAYLKESTLPLTLKTCNTTTQIKDEFTIDEPILDSLSSGEKYIGDELTIYGKNIHSSISEVWIDNIKVEVLNSNSIDSFSVKIPKNLSIGKVNFKLKVIDKVIEKEKYFQTTTPFIESLLPQTVGFLDTLTIKGNYFKQKNSQLKVYVGNSLQSIVSHKKNEVKIFIDRYFNETEPKVKLEFNDFTIEEPVQIKPPAIKGFNKEIYHLNETNFVIKTESFLDDDIEIGGRAKTFGVKSEVDVSGNLGLSLNSWLDIDFYSWGYNLTTPGSLEIKIKTQFGEDSKLVKIHKPEITSVNKEEFLYNDHIILTGNNFAYRSFTKVYIDNEEVPFQSNSTYTLNNSKIEFPLNINTTAGKHKLYVITAGQKSNEIEYNIKKTEVFSLNKNMGTRKDLYEIQGKNLKKLEITADNFYVFQISEEDEKVTFRLPYFNKLKPSFKITASSGDQKFDLGTFNGIEPYDIFEDAFENDVRYYKKHITFSDEENWYYCNNDGVFKFSLIKHKWEVFDTNSPPFNTPLFGESTFVSLENGIAKYAIGSQLHTYNTNTKEWNLINLKNISIKTGIVVGDFIYAKQYDKINFIKYNLKNQTFEDLNKPSDLNISFENITFGDNKIFINPVQGSGYYFDITNDTWNNIGRPRNFSGTYNNVALKYFKGNLYFSGGYTDGGIEHRLYEYNLISNSWTEKTPMLQKLLSHSMFIKNGKIYFSLGMNENYSINSNIQVYDFINDPN, encoded by the coding sequence ATGAATTTAAAGATTAGTTTATTAATATGTCTCTTTTTTCTTATTATTTCTTGTGAATCTAATGAAAGTGTTGAGGAAAAAGTAATTCCAGATGCAAAAATTATTTCACATACTATTTTAGAGAATAATGAAAATTTTATAAAAACTCAAGTTGATTTAGAATTTTCAGACTCAAAAAATAAATTTTTAGAAGAACATGGTGTTTTTTGGTATAAAAAATCAACTCCTAAAAGAAAAATTAACTTTGGGGTTTTAGAAGCATCTCATTTTACAGCAGCTATTTCACAAGGTTTATTAAAAGATTCTATTTATAAAACCTATCCATTTATTAAGTTTCAAGACAAATATATTTATGGAGATACTATCACTTTCAAAAGTTTATTTACTTCTATTATAACAGTAAATGAAATTTTACCTAAAAATGGGTTTATAAATGATACAATTCAAATTATTGGTAAAAACTTTTGTGTAGAAGATTTTAGGAATAGTGTTTACCTTGGTCAATTTTCTCAATTAGATATTATTTCTGAATCAGATACTTTAATTAAAGGTACTATTCCTGCTTATTTAAAAGAATCAACACTTCCTTTAACTCTTAAAACCTGTAACACAACCACGCAAATAAAAGATGAATTTACGATAGATGAACCTATTTTAGATTCTTTAAGTTCTGGAGAAAAATATATAGGAGATGAATTAACCATTTATGGGAAAAACATTCATTCCTCAATCTCTGAAGTTTGGATAGACAATATAAAAGTAGAAGTTTTAAATAGTAATTCCATAGATAGTTTTTCAGTTAAAATCCCTAAAAATTTATCTATAGGTAAAGTAAATTTTAAATTAAAGGTAATTGATAAAGTAATTGAAAAGGAAAAATATTTCCAAACAACAACTCCATTTATAGAGAGCTTATTGCCACAAACAGTTGGTTTTCTAGACACTTTAACCATCAAAGGGAATTATTTTAAACAGAAGAACTCTCAATTAAAAGTATATGTAGGAAATAGTTTGCAAAGTATAGTAAGTCATAAAAAAAACGAAGTTAAAATTTTTATTGACCGATATTTTAACGAAACAGAGCCAAAAGTAAAATTAGAATTTAATGACTTTACGATTGAAGAACCTGTTCAAATAAAACCTCCAGCTATCAAAGGTTTCAATAAAGAGATTTATCATTTAAACGAAACTAATTTTGTGATAAAAACAGAAAGTTTTTTAGATGATGATATAGAAATAGGAGGAAGAGCAAAAACATTTGGAGTTAAAAGTGAAGTTGATGTGTCAGGTAATTTAGGTTTATCTCTAAATAGTTGGTTAGACATTGATTTTTATAGTTGGGGATATAATCTAACAACACCTGGTAGTTTAGAGATTAAAATTAAAACACAGTTTGGAGAAGATTCTAAATTGGTTAAAATTCATAAACCAGAAATAACTTCGGTAAATAAAGAAGAGTTTTTATATAATGATCATATTATTTTAACAGGAAATAATTTTGCATATAGAAGTTTTACAAAAGTTTATATAGATAATGAAGAAGTGCCTTTTCAATCAAATTCAACTTATACGCTAAATAATAGTAAAATAGAATTTCCTTTAAATATAAATACAACTGCAGGAAAGCATAAACTTTACGTAATTACTGCTGGGCAAAAATCTAATGAAATAGAATATAATATTAAAAAAACAGAAGTTTTTTCTTTAAATAAAAATATGGGTACCAGAAAAGACCTTTATGAAATTCAAGGGAAAAATCTTAAAAAACTAGAAATAACTGCAGATAATTTTTATGTTTTTCAAATAAGTGAGGAAGATGAAAAAGTTACGTTTAGATTACCTTATTTTAATAAATTAAAACCAAGTTTTAAAATTACAGCTTCAAGTGGTGACCAAAAATTTGATTTAGGTACTTTTAATGGTATCGAACCTTATGATATTTTTGAAGATGCTTTTGAGAATGATGTTCGTTATTATAAAAAACACATTACTTTTTCTGATGAAGAAAATTGGTATTATTGTAATAATGATGGTGTTTTTAAGTTTTCGTTAATAAAACATAAATGGGAAGTTTTCGATACAAATTCGCCTCCTTTTAATACCCCTCTTTTTGGAGAAAGCACATTTGTTTCTTTGGAAAATGGAATCGCAAAATATGCAATTGGAAGCCAGTTACATACTTACAACACAAATACTAAAGAATGGAATCTAATAAATCTAAAAAACATAAGTATAAAAACAGGTATTGTAGTTGGTGATTTTATTTATGCAAAACAATATGATAAAATAAATTTTATAAAATATAATTTAAAAAATCAAACATTTGAAGATTTAAATAAACCATCAGATTTAAATATATCTTTTGAGAATATTACTTTTGGAGACAATAAAATATTTATAAATCCAGTGCAAGGAAGTGGATATTATTTTGATATTACGAATGATACTTGGAATAATATAGGAAGACCAAGGAATTTTTCAGGAACTTACAATAATGTTGCTCTAAAATATTTTAAAGGAAATTTATATTTTAGTGGTGGTTATACAGATGGGGGAATAGAACATAGATTGTATGAGTATAATTTAATCTCAAATTCTTGGACAGAGAAAACACCAATGCTGCAAAAACTATTGAGTCATTCTATGTTTATAAAAAATGGTAAAATCTACTTTAGTCTTGGCATGAATGAAAATTATAGTATAAATTCTAATATTCAAGTTTATGATTTTATTAATGACCCGAACTAG
- a CDS encoding DUF4252 domain-containing protein, whose amino-acid sequence MKKIAILIALVVAPMVTSAQSFFDTLEDMNGVDMVVVTKDAFELISKFKNVQVDDNEGMKVFQMIQDLKEFKMFSTKDTGIANKMEAMTNAAIKKQNLTQLMRIKDDNSRVKIYVKSTKNKDFVSEVLMFIKGIDKQTKGNAEAVVVSLTGNIDINKMSELADTFSKN is encoded by the coding sequence ATGAAAAAAATAGCAATATTAATAGCGTTAGTAGTTGCACCAATGGTAACAAGCGCACAGTCTTTTTTTGACACTTTAGAAGATATGAATGGAGTAGATATGGTAGTGGTTACCAAAGATGCTTTTGAGTTAATCTCTAAATTTAAAAATGTACAAGTAGATGATAATGAAGGTATGAAGGTATTTCAGATGATTCAAGACTTAAAGGAATTTAAAATGTTTTCTACGAAAGATACTGGCATTGCAAACAAAATGGAAGCGATGACAAATGCTGCAATTAAAAAACAAAACTTAACTCAATTAATGCGAATTAAAGACGATAATTCTCGTGTAAAAATTTATGTAAAATCTACAAAAAATAAAGATTTTGTGAGTGAAGTATTAATGTTTATTAAAGGTATTGATAAACAAACGAAAGGAAATGCAGAAGCTGTAGTTGTTTCTTTAACAGGAAACATAGATATTAATAAAATGTCTGAATTAGCAGATACTTTTTCTAAAAATTAA
- a CDS encoding M1 family metallopeptidase — MSSISFSQTYKTYKPERDKIHSLVHTKLKVDFNFSEKQLNGEAWVTAKPHFYATNKITLDAKAMIIHQVSLNNQNLDYNYDDVSLIIDLPKEYTKDEEFTLYIKYTARPEKVQQKGSAAITDAKGLYFINADGTDKNKPTQIWTQGETEASSCWFPTIDSPNQKTTEEIYITVPDKFVTLSNGKLESSTKNGLNRTDYWKMDQKHAPYLFFMGVGEYEVIKDSYKNIPVNYYVEKEYAPYAKAIFGLTPEMIGFFSDKLGVEYPWNKYSQIVGRDYVSGAMENTTAVIHGEQAYQTPGQLIDENVQENTIAHELFHHWFGDLVTSESWSNLTLNESFANYSEYLWREHKYGKLDADVHLFEDRQAYLNGQNTDKHLVRYNYVDKEDMFDLVTYNKGGSILHMLRNYLGDEAFFLGLKTYLNENKYKAAEVHQLRLVFERITGKDLNWFFNQWYFGAGHPKIDVTYDYNTIQKKVTVNLLQLNVNEFKFPLAIDVFEDGKKTRHNVFVNGNDASFTFPYTKQPTLIQINADGVLLCEITENKVLSDYVFQLKNAENYQHRREALLEVAKKQEEKDAFNAVVNAMNDPSYKIRILALQKVDLINKFSKKDAISKIMEIANNDKKTLVQAAAIETLGKLTDPELKSIFVKGLESKSYSVIGKSLVAMYYIDKPTAIAKSKELPDEIKKILATPLTRIYIEENDEKELPFIAKSVVSGMFLSGDDATKSLYQKAFKQISESNNSEAIQNLVDDMVVKGNQYKSFNFDKVVINLMRTMINDQKTKNTSNKIRNTEIIKEAMAKLL; from the coding sequence ATGAGTTCAATAAGTTTTTCTCAAACTTATAAAACCTATAAACCAGAAAGAGATAAAATTCACAGTTTGGTGCACACAAAATTAAAAGTAGATTTTAATTTTAGCGAAAAACAATTAAACGGGGAAGCCTGGGTAACCGCAAAACCTCATTTTTATGCAACAAACAAAATTACGTTAGATGCTAAAGCAATGATTATTCATCAAGTTTCATTGAATAATCAGAACTTAGACTATAATTATGATGATGTTAGTCTTATTATTGATTTACCAAAAGAGTATACCAAAGACGAAGAATTTACACTTTACATTAAATATACTGCACGTCCAGAAAAAGTACAACAGAAAGGAAGTGCGGCAATTACAGATGCCAAAGGGTTGTATTTTATAAACGCAGATGGTACGGATAAAAACAAACCTACACAAATATGGACGCAAGGTGAAACAGAAGCAAGCAGCTGTTGGTTTCCAACGATTGATAGTCCGAATCAAAAAACCACAGAAGAAATTTATATTACCGTTCCAGATAAATTTGTCACACTATCTAACGGAAAATTAGAGAGTTCTACCAAAAACGGTCTTAATAGAACCGATTACTGGAAAATGGATCAAAAACATGCGCCTTATTTATTCTTTATGGGAGTGGGAGAGTATGAAGTTATAAAAGACTCATACAAAAATATTCCTGTAAACTATTATGTAGAAAAAGAATACGCTCCATATGCCAAAGCTATTTTTGGATTGACACCAGAAATGATTGGTTTCTTTTCTGATAAATTAGGGGTAGAATATCCTTGGAATAAATATAGTCAGATTGTTGGTAGAGATTATGTTTCTGGTGCTATGGAGAATACAACGGCAGTAATTCATGGAGAACAAGCCTATCAAACTCCAGGACAGTTAATTGATGAAAATGTACAAGAAAATACCATTGCACATGAGCTTTTTCATCATTGGTTTGGAGATTTAGTAACTTCAGAAAGTTGGTCTAACTTAACTTTAAATGAATCTTTTGCAAATTATAGCGAGTATTTATGGAGAGAACATAAGTACGGGAAATTAGATGCAGATGTGCATTTGTTTGAGGACCGTCAGGCTTATTTAAATGGTCAAAATACCGACAAACATTTGGTACGTTATAATTATGTAGATAAAGAAGATATGTTCGATTTAGTCACCTACAATAAAGGTGGTTCCATTTTGCACATGTTGCGTAATTATTTAGGTGATGAGGCTTTTTTCTTAGGTTTAAAAACCTATTTAAATGAAAATAAATACAAAGCTGCAGAAGTACATCAATTGAGATTGGTTTTTGAAAGAATTACTGGTAAAGACTTAAACTGGTTCTTTAATCAATGGTATTTTGGAGCTGGACACCCAAAAATTGATGTTACTTATGATTATAACACCATTCAGAAAAAAGTAACCGTTAATCTTTTGCAATTAAATGTAAATGAATTTAAATTTCCTTTGGCTATCGATGTTTTCGAAGACGGTAAAAAAACAAGACATAATGTGTTTGTGAATGGAAATGATGCTTCTTTTACGTTTCCTTACACAAAACAACCTACATTAATTCAAATAAATGCAGATGGTGTTTTGTTATGTGAAATCACAGAAAATAAGGTGTTAAGTGATTATGTTTTTCAATTAAAAAATGCTGAAAATTATCAACATAGAAGAGAAGCTTTATTAGAAGTAGCTAAGAAACAAGAAGAAAAAGATGCTTTTAATGCAGTTGTAAATGCAATGAACGACCCTTCTTATAAAATTAGAATTTTGGCCTTACAAAAAGTAGATTTAATTAATAAGTTTTCTAAAAAAGATGCCATTTCAAAAATAATGGAAATTGCCAATAATGATAAAAAAACATTGGTACAGGCTGCAGCAATTGAAACGTTAGGGAAATTAACAGATCCAGAATTGAAATCGATATTTGTAAAAGGATTAGAAAGTAAATCATATTCTGTAATAGGAAAATCTTTGGTAGCGATGTATTATATAGACAAACCTACTGCAATTGCAAAATCTAAAGAATTACCAGACGAAATTAAAAAAATATTAGCAACGCCTTTAACACGCATTTATATAGAAGAAAATGACGAAAAGGAATTGCCTTTTATAGCAAAAAGTGTCGTTTCTGGTATGTTTTTGTCTGGTGATGATGCTACAAAAAGTTTGTATCAAAAAGCCTTTAAACAAATCTCAGAAAGCAATAATTCTGAAGCTATTCAGAATTTAGTAGATGATATGGTGGTAAAAGGAAACCAATACAAATCTTTTAATTTTGATAAAGTGGTTATTAACTTAATGAGAACCATGATAAATGATCAAAAAACCAAAAACACTTCAAACAAAATTAGAAATACTGAAATTATTAAGGAAGCAATGGCTAAGTTACTGTAG
- a CDS encoding DUF4252 domain-containing protein, which translates to MKNTTKILSLLLLVLMITSCKNEKSLQGYLVESQEKSGFITVDIPTSFLQLKSEDVSEEVKETLKSIRKVNVVALPIKGNEAAYEVEKIKLKSIFKDNEDYKSLMSLKAQGMNVSIYYTGDTESIDEVIAFGYGNEIGVGVARLLGDNMNPAKIIEMMNSVKFDGDNVNLDHFSAIFKGK; encoded by the coding sequence ATGAAAAACACAACCAAAATACTTTCTCTTTTATTACTTGTCTTGATGATTACTTCATGTAAAAATGAAAAATCATTACAAGGATATTTAGTAGAAAGCCAAGAAAAATCGGGTTTCATAACTGTAGATATTCCTACAAGTTTTTTACAATTAAAGTCTGAAGATGTTTCCGAAGAAGTAAAAGAAACCTTAAAAAGTATTCGAAAAGTTAACGTAGTAGCTTTACCAATTAAAGGAAATGAAGCTGCGTATGAAGTTGAGAAAATTAAATTAAAAAGTATTTTTAAAGATAATGAAGATTATAAATCTTTAATGTCTCTAAAAGCGCAAGGAATGAATGTAAGCATTTATTATACTGGTGATACTGAATCTATAGATGAAGTAATTGCTTTTGGTTACGGTAATGAAATTGGAGTAGGAGTTGCCCGTTTATTAGGCGATAACATGAATCCTGCTAAAATTATAGAAATGATGAATAGCGTAAAATTTGATGGAGACAATGTGAATCTAGATCATTTTAGTGCCATTTTTAAAGGGAAATAG